AGCAAGAGACCGCCAGGCAGAAGCTTTGGGGATTTGTCTTCACCTTGGGCTACTCGCGGGCGATGATGGTCGACGTGGCGCTCGATCAGCAGCTGGGGACCTTCCTGCGGCTGCACGAGGAGGCGTTCCATCAATTAGGCGGGGTGCCCGCAGAGATTCTCTACGATCGCGTCAAGACGGTCTGGCTGGGGACCGATGAGCGGGGCGAGGTCCGCTGGCATCCGGTGTTTCTGGACTTCGCCCAGTACTGGGGCTTCCGGCCGCGGCTCTGCCGGCCCTATCGGGCTCAAACCAAGGGCAAAGTGGAATCCAGCATCCGCTATGTCCGGCGCAGCGGCCTTCCAGGCCTCGACGCCGCATCGCCGGAGGATCTGCGCACGCAGCTGCGCGCGTGGGCCTGGGAGATCGCCAATCGGCGCGTGCACGGGACGACCCACCAAGTCGTCTGGGACGCGTGGCAGGCCGAGGTGCCGCACCTGCAAGCGGTGGCCGGCCGGCTCCCATATCCGTATCTCCCGCAGTGTGTCCGGCGTGTGGCACGGGATGCGTACGTCACTTACCAGACCAATCGCTACTCGGTGCCCTGGGCGGCGGCCGGCCGCGACGTCGAGCTCCGAGCGCGCGATGGCCAGCTGGAGATTGTGCAGCAGGGCGAGCGGCTGGCGCTCCATGCGCTCTCTCCGGCGCGGTACCAGGTGCTCACACAGACCGCCCACCACCACGGGATCCCGCTCGGGCCGGTCGGGCGGCCGTCGCGCACGATGGTGCACA
This genomic stretch from bacterium harbors:
- the istA gene encoding IS21 family transposase translates to MDDVRTFHRQGLSISEIHRLTGFDRKTIRKYLLHPERPRYGPRTPRPSKLEPYKPFMAERLQAGVWNARVLLRELRARGYAGGYTILTDYLRPQRQAAWAVAVRRFETPPGQQAQVDWGHLGTLEQETARQKLWGFVFTLGYSRAMMVDVALDQQLGTFLRLHEEAFHQLGGVPAEILYDRVKTVWLGTDERGEVRWHPVFLDFAQYWGFRPRLCRPYRAQTKGKVESSIRYVRRSGLPGLDAASPEDLRTQLRAWAWEIANRRVHGTTHQVVWDAWQAEVPHLQAVAGRLPYPYLPQCVRRVARDAYVTYQTNRYSVPWAAAGRDVELRARDGQLEIVQQGERLALHALSPARYQVLTQTAHHHGIPLGPVGRPSRTMVHIQLSAPTVEVRPLAVYDTVAGGERP